TGTAATAATTTTTCCGGTTGGACgaaatgggtaaaaaaaaaatcgaaatggaatataaagcatttttttttctaactctCAAAGGAGTCCTTTGGTAATCTCTGGTATTTTCATGAGCGTCCTCGCTCGTTAGAggctttcaaagttgctgAAGCGACTTTATCCGATCGGAATTCACATTTTCCCGGTCTAATTTCATTATTACCTCATTCCACAGCTCGTGATGCCTGATAAGGTGAAAGAAGCTACACAAAAGATGTGAAATGCGTCGTTGAAAATGCACACATTTTTGCTCCAGCTGTATATCCACGACTTTCCTGCGTATTAAAAAGCTTGCAAGAGCGTGGGAGAGAACGAGTCTTTGAAAATtgtatggaaaaaaagaggaaggcaCAAAACgtggaaaggaaaagaacacaaatgAAAGAATGGTTCCGCCCCTGTGTACGTCGAAAACATTATTACATCTACTTCACACACCACGTCTTTATTATTACACAAAAGCCGTGGCAACAACAACGTGCGTACGAACGTTACGCATCACTCCGTAACGGACGAACATCTTGTATGGtggcatttttttcccttttttctgaATAGCAGTGAAGAATTCGTGCCtcaaagattttctttaaaaaaaaagaaagagaagaaggtgGACGGCAAAAGATTTGGACTCTGAACTAGTCAGATTATATCGTTTCCGTGAGAGTTTTATTGTCCTCGAAACCCTTGAGATCGTGTCGACGCATTGCAGAACCtttcctctttatttttagatCAACATACTTATCCGCTTTAAATATGGAAAGACGGAATCAAACTACCGTATTTTCAAATTCAAGATCCcctttgttatgttttatgcAATAGCACACCCATCCAACTTCTTAGTAGAATTcgcaaaatcatttttctctaCATACGATTCGTTCTCTTCTCAGATttcccaatttctttttttaatccacttagatttttctttcttttccaaaaatgttAGAGTTTTACACTGTAAAGCCTACTAAAATGTCGTTTCAACAACAATGATGAAATCGACTTGCGAGTAGCGTAAACGAATAACGATGGATTGGTCACGAAGTATAAGAAAGTTTCGTAAGTAAACATGGGTACCTGAAGCAGACGGTGCCCAACTATTTAGTGGgacaatgcaaaaaaaaaaatggaatgacGTTAGAGTTTTGTTTAGCAATGAAGAGTCCCCAACTTCCAGTCAAATAGCATCATTAAAAAATGTCACAAACTTTCTTTTCGTGGCACTGCACTGCAATAGCCTTGATCTTAACTGAAGTAATCTAAACATTTTGCAAGCATGAAAATCTACGAGAAATTCATTTCTATTGAATTTATCTCTATTGATCAATCGGTTAACGCCTCAACAAATCAAACACCAGCTAACGTATAATAAGATTGGCCTTTTTGTTGACAGGAACAATTTCATTATTCCGTGCGTGGTTAGAATGCTAGAATATAATGAACGCTTCAGGTAATATtaacaagcagacgacaatcAAAGTGAGTCGGTTCCGCCTGGAAGAGATTGGAAGAATAGTGCTAAATTGATGCATCGCCGTGCCCCTTTACCACtatcttttcttgtttctaaGCAAAATTTAAGTACCTTTTCCTCTTATTTCTTGTTGGATTCAAGCTATCGTCGAACTACGAAATTTTTCCCGGGAATTTGCAAGCTTCGATAGTGGCAAGTAAGTTCTGCTTCGACTGATTTCAGggttttataataaaaatagaacgttaaaaggaaaaagaaatattttagaACTTCATTTTGTACACTTGCGACTGTGTACACTCGTTATTTCTCGTAGTCCTGAAGTTTCTTTCGCGAGACGAATCTTGTAAAACTTATTGTGAACGGCCTCGATGGGAGACAGccgatcgaaaaaaaaaaacaacattgaaaAGTTGTATTTCTTTTAAGCTTTGTGTCGGCTGATGCTGGTATCAGTTCAAATAATCGCATCAGTGTTCGCGAGCTTTTTCTAAGTGCTGTTACTTTGTCATCTATAcgatatgaaaagaaagaagcttGAAACCAAGTATTTATCAATAAAAAGAGTAAGAAACCTTATACTGCCTATTTTTCACTTCACAAATTGATCAGCTATCACGAAGCAAAGCCTGCAATATTCCCAAACTAGAGGATTGAATGTCAAGACAACGCCACCGCTTCCCATCGCCACCCGCCTTTTTGTCGTGCAGTCAATCGATCTTTGCTGCCTACAACAaagccctttctttttttctttgtatagAGCATTAATAAAGGACTAAAAATATCTATTCTGTTAAAAGAAATATGTCTCGAATGAAAGATGATCAACCAGAACTCTTTGATCTTTGACTTACCTTTTCCTTATGGCAAATAAAGGTCGCTTTAGTTACGCAAATTCTTTATCGCACTAACCtgacaaaaataaagagagcCACTTGTGATTTCAAAAAAGCAAATGCAAGTAATATTAATAACTCACTATTCACGGGTTCAATTCACGTTTATCTGATGTGATCCCCCTTCGcatcggcaaaaaaaaaaaactgttttcctTCCCCCTGTAGACAGCGAATGAGAAAACACCAACTAAAAAGGGGGACGAAAAAGAAGTGATCAATTGATTACCATCTCTTAATAGAAACTGCCATATAGGAATACGTACGTCACGGTATACTCTCGCTGATTGAATTGTATGAGTTCATCTCCCTGTAAGCCGCAGACGACAAGGTCTGACGTAGACGGCCTAAACAATGACTGGAGTCTTGTTTCCAACTCCGCGGCACCGAACATAATGGTGGTGATCTTTCGCAATGTACGTCGTAAGCGGAATCCCAGCTTCTTTCATAATTAATGCAGATGATATAGTCCCTACACTTTCTCATTTGTTTAGCCGCCCCATGATGAGAGTTTCAAATTGTGTTTCTGGTTCCTCACAGATCAAAGAATATTACATGACACTAAGCTTGACAAGTGAATTTAACGATACATTAGTCTCTAACAATGCAGCGCATTAAAAACGAGTCCCGGGTATTTCAAGCGAACTGGGAAAAAATTGATACAGGCTTTTGCGTAGGTGGTTCGCCAATCACTTACTGTACCATTGCCTCGCCCGATTTTATATCCTAAAGGACTGTTGCTTATGCAAATTCAGTTACAAGTGCAGCGGGAATGTCAAAAAGATGTTAAAAGACATGcgttagaaataaaaatgcagatctacctttctttttctctcggtgagctctttttttgttacgttTTCAACCCTTCCCTTTCTTCTTGATCAAGTCGACCATGTTTTTCGGCGAAGAGTCGTAGAGTTGCAGCTGCCTAGTACTTTTCCAAAATGCTACATGTGACGTTTGTTCATTTCAATTCACCGTCGCATGTCTCCGAATTGGAATTTCATGGCGTTCTTCATTACATTAGACATGACAGTCTTTCAAATTAGATGAAAGGCTACAAGCAGCTTTTATTTAGACAAAGCAGCTTTCCTTATGGGGAGTTAGCAAAGATGCTTCCGTTCAGCCCGAATGATATCACCTTAATAATTCAAATACCGGTTTGGCGAAGCAACTTGTGCGGGAGGGGAAAGCTCGCTGGCTTTTAATTACTTAATGGACTAGTTGGTTTCTAAGCAAGTCTTTCCGTTTGCGCCGTTTCCGATTCCTGACGAATGGTTTCCATGAAGTCCTCTAAATCGTCTATATATAATTAATCTTTCCACACAATCAAATGCCCGCTTTTTCTGTTCTTGTCAACCACGTAAATAATCAACACCTACGTCGTCACGAAATTGAGTAAAGAGTGACTTTATCGCAATCCTCGCCTCGGGGGCATTACTTGAAGCCGCGTAAGTAAATTGTTCTAATCAACTGCCAGCAGATTCTGTAAGGATAAACAGGAAAAATTAAGTCACTTTGGAATTTTTTGATGTTGTAATTTTGTTGCAAGTGCGTGTCACagaacccaaaaaaaaaaaatcaaaggtcTGATTAACTGACCAACGTACGATTTAAGAAGGGAGGAAAACGTTACAATCATCGACGCTTGCCAAGTAAGATATCCTTCTCCTTTTGTCGCTTCTTAACCTCGTCGATGTTGCGGTTCTTCCAATTGCTTTTGCGCAACTTAATCGGCCGACTTCCCACGTACTTGCCTGTGGAATGGAAgagaagacaaacaaaattaaaaccaTCTCACATCCAATCTAGACCGATTCTACTAAAAGGGTACGGCTTCATAACAGAAAAAGGTCAGCAAGGACATTGAGTGAAGGCACTCGCATTTGATGGATCATTGGGTACCCATAGAATGGCAAAAACGAAGGGAAACGGGTAAACGGACGTAAACGAGGCGCATGTGCATCCCATCACGAGACTATAAGAAGCCATACCGGATGGTTTCCGTGCCACAGAACAACCCCTGTTTCAACAGTCGATGGCAGGTTAAGTGCTGCTGCTATTGACCACCGTACGACACATCCGATTCCgcacaacaaacaaattatcgccaagaaacaaaacacagaggaaaaaaacacgatGCGGTTAAACTTGATTTTGCGAACACTCTGCCTCATCGCCCTAATTTGCACTTGTACTATCGCCGATTCTGCCAACCAAGAAATTGATTCGTCGGAGAATCTTTTACCGCTGATGGGTCAACTCGGAAAGCGTGAACCGTTCAAAAAACTTCGATCTCACAACCCGATTCTCATTTTTCACCAATCTATCCGACAACCGTAAGTTTGGctgttttgaaaaatctaAATTATATCTAAAATCTATTATTGCTTCGCTCTAAACTCTTCCATTTTGACAAGCACTTAATATGAGCCTTATAACGtaaataaaactaaatatTACATCTTTCtgtgggaagaaaaaaaaacaaatctagCTGTTTCTCAATTACTGAACAGACGGTATCTGCCAAGAACGAATAGCCACACGGAGGCACCAGTGGGTGAACGCGACATCCCAAGACGGCTCATTCGACGCGGAAATAACAAGACGCATTCTAATATACAGCCGCTCCTCGTATGGAATCATCAGCTGCTGCCCAATTTCTATAACAAGCGACAACCACCCTACTTTATGAGCAGCCTTCGCAGAGATGGCAACTTGGGTAATACGAAGAATTCTGTGGCTGTCAAACGATCCCACGATTGGGTAATGATACGGCATTAGCTCAAGACGTCGCTCTACTAAAGGACTAATTTTATGATTGGCATAACTTCATTTTACAGTTACCCAAGTCTGATGACGAAACGAACGTACAAGCATTCCCCTACGAAGAGTTCAACTACGACAGTAAAGGTGACACAAAAATGGCGCAAAAAAGGTGGCATTTTAATTAAGttagtgtttttctttttgttttctagatTATTACCAAGTCGATAACGATTTCAACGAGCCGGACTTCGAACAAATTGAAACCAAGAACGACGATTTTTAAAGCGCcatattgctttttttgtttttgcactACACACAATTGACTGCTAATCGCTACACACAtttcacgaaaatcaaatgatCGCAGAAATAATAAAGTTGGGTGGATACTCCTGACATGCCCTATTATAGCGAAAATATTTATGATAAATTGAGAGGGACTTACCATTAATTTCTCTCATGGCTCGTGTGAAATCCGTCGGATCTTTGAAGCTAACGAAGCCGaagccttttgttttattggagCGAGCGTCTCTGATCACTTTGGCTTTTTGAAAAGAGGGAAATTTTCCGAAAACGCGAGCCAAGACTTCATCAGTCACATCATTGCCGAGATCTCCGCAAAAGATTCGGTAGTCGtctggaaaagaaacaaatatttgtATTACAAGGCGATTGAAGGAACAGAAAAGTGTGGgatatagataaaaaaaaaaatatgtttactTGGATCCCACTCAAGAAGGGAGTCATCTTGCCAAACTGTGCCACCAGCTGCTCTTAcaaattttttgggtttcttcatcttctgtACTTTGGGCTCATCAGTGCCAGCTTTGACAGTGGCTGAACCGACCGTAGAGGACGGAGCCCTCAAAATAGATGGACCACCCTAAAAACAGAAATGTGTATACTGCTAATCTATGCACATGAGATTGTGTGTGCCTACCGAAGAACTTGGTGTAACTTTTGTGGGGGATTTAGCctcaactttttgttttttggctgGTTGTGTAGTTTTGGACGAACTTGCAGCAGTAGTGGGAGTTGCAGGTGTTGATTTGGCTTCTTTTTCAGGAAGATAAAGAACAGGTTTGTTACTGATAATGGCTGTTCCAACACTAGAAGCTTGGCTTGAAGGTTGTACTGATGTGGTGGAGGAAAACGTTTGAGATGAAGAAGCTGGGGCAGTCGGTCTAACTCCAGCCCTTTGGAGTTGGGTTGGCAAAAAATGGGTAGGGGGTTGGAATTTTTGCTGAAATGTACCAGGTGCACCAGAAGCAGGTCGTACCATGCTTGGTTTTAAAACAGGGGGAATGGTAGGTTTAGACGTAGAGTTAGAGATTTCTGCCTCAAACCtgttaacaaaacaaatcagttTAGTTAGCTAGTATAGAATTTGATTTGATGATTAAACTTATACCTTTCCATTTCATCTTGCATTTGTCTTTGAGGGAAACTTGCCATTTTAAAAACGAATATTGTCTTCCGACTTTGTAAACACGAATTCGTTCACAATCGTACAAGCACTCACTTCTGCACGCCTGCAAACAGCGCTGCCAAATTAGTTTAATTGTGCAATGGCCTCCGACTCGACAACGGGTTAGGCTAAATGGCGAACAAGCACAGGAAGGTTTGTTCtacaaaaacgaattttttcatGGCTTCATACTTCAATCCTAAGACCAAAATCGTGATGGCCCTTGTAAATGGTACATGAAAACGATCTAGCAGACACACAAAATGGGTTAACGCATGTCTAATAGgaaacaaatggaaaacagttttctcttttatattAAAACAAGATAGCATCAAAATTAGAAACagtaagtttttgtttcaaaatatgTAGTATGATCGATACCTTCCAATGCTTGATGGACCCTTTGTTGGATGGTTGCAGGAATGGAGTATGTTACAAAGAGGGGAAAACAAGTTTTCACTTTTGAAAGTTGCGATTTCTTGACGTAATTACAGACACTCGTTTAGGACTCTTTTCATTTGATGCTCCCAAAATAACAACAGGGTCAACTGCTTCCATGATAACATGATCTGCACCTTCCTCGATTTCGGACTGGTGTTGGTCTGCATGCGAGTTGGAAACAAGCATCGTTCCTTCGTGGTTTCCCGCCAAAAGTCGCAGACCCGACTCAGAATTCATGAGGTTCTTGCTCAGTTCATCTCGATTTGACTCGCCTACTGTTAACATGTGAGACAGACTCATTTCCTGGGTCAAGGTAACCTGTCCATCGGTTTGGGTAAGGAACAATTCGCTTAGGTCAAGCAAAGTATTGGAATCCAACGCGGGAAGCTAacagaaaagaatgaaataatcTTAGTTTTCTTTAAGGATAGCGACTAACTaatggaaacaaaatttaccTGGACATTGCCAGCTTCATCTAAATGGAATTTCACAGTCAAATTGGCCAGAGATCCACTTTGATCGCCCAGGGAATTGTGCTGATTTGACAAATCGCCTGTAATGGCAATAACTTTTGCCATCTGAGTGCTTCCATCAACGTCTATATCAACCCCCTGctaaagtaattttttttttttaaccaagtGGCAAAGACGTTTCATAATTTAGACGATTTTACCTGATTGGTTGCTTTAACTTtcggtttctttttgttggaTACACCTGTTACTGCGCGAATTGCTTTCACTTTACCGACTGCCTGAGCAGCTTTACGATGACTCTTAAGATGGGATTGTCGGTGGCCGGTTGTCCGGAACGACAAGTTACATTCAGGACATCGGAAAGGTCTATCTCCTGATGATAGAACGAtgaaatgctgttttttcttttgctactctttttcaattgctaaATGGCTTACCTGTATGAATTCTCATGTGAATTCGAAGCGTGTTCCGGCAGGAATAAAGACCTTTGCAGAACTCACAGGAGACGGTCTTATT
The window above is part of the Daphnia carinata strain CSIRO-1 chromosome 7, CSIRO_AGI_Dcar_HiC_V3, whole genome shotgun sequence genome. Proteins encoded here:
- the LOC130695391 gene encoding RNA-binding protein 42-like, which gives rise to MASFPQRQMQDEMERFEAEISNSTSKPTIPPVLKPSMVRPASGAPGTFQQKFQPPTHFLPTQLQRAGVRPTAPASSSQTFSSTTSVQPSSQASSVGTAIISNKPVLYLPEKEAKSTPATPTTAASSSKTTQPAKKQKVEAKSPTKVTPSSSGGPSILRAPSSTVGSATVKAGTDEPKVQKMKKPKKFVRAAGGTVWQDDSLLEWDPNDYRIFCGDLGNDVTDEVLARVFGKFPSFQKAKVIRDARSNKTKGFGFVSFKDPTDFTRAMREINGKYVGSRPIKLRKSNWKNRNIDEVKKRQKEKDILLGKRR
- the LOC130695400 gene encoding uncharacterized protein LOC130695400, which translates into the protein MRLNLILRTLCLIALICTCTIADSANQEIDSSENLLPLMGQLGKREPFKKLRSHNPILIFHQSIRQPRYLPRTNSHTEAPVGERDIPRRLIRRGNNKTHSNIQPLLVWNHQLLPNFYNKRQPPYFMSSLRRDGNLGNTKNSVAVKRSHDWLPKSDDETNVQAFPYEEFNYDSKDYYQVDNDFNEPDFEQIETKNDDF